gccgcttgattCATCCATTTGGTTGGCTGGTTTTGGAAAACCCGACCGTAAACAAGATGCGAATATCACACTGGAAACGAAGCGCTTTACAGGAGTTTCcccaccggaagtagcatatgctaaggTAAACACATAGTCTATTATGTTTCCTTTTACCTTATCTCACCTTCATCTCTGTATTAGATGTCTCTGTTGTGCTATTTCCTTTTCTATTTTGGTAGCCTTTTACTTGTCTGTTCGGAATTGAGTTTTACTTTCCCCAGTCTCTTTAGTTCCAACTGTGTAccctgttgttttctttcatcttaattaccttttgttttttgtataatCCTTGTCTGCCTGTAGTTCTTTGTCACCTTATCCTGTTCCCCATAGCCTGTTTAGAGTTCCTGTTTATTATTCCTCCTCACCTTAGTTCCTAGCTTCCAGTGATTCTCAAGCACGTCCATGTGTTCGATGGATTTTGGATTTTCCCTCAATCAAAGATGGAAAAACTGCCTGCCTACAAGTCTGCATTTGACGTCTGCCCTTATTACTAAATACAACAGATTGATACAACCACATAAAGATGTCAGCCTGGAAGAGGAGTTTAAGCGCTTTGAGAAATAATTCTTTATTTCCATGAGATTCTTACTGATATGTATCTGGACTACATTGAGGCTGTGAATGGGTGGATTAGATTAGTAGCCTTCAAGAACCCCAGGCTAATCAACCTGTTTTCACACTTCATCCTCCCCCAACAACTGCTCTGGACTCCACACCATAGCATCCTGCCTCGTCTCTTGCCTCCAGCTGTTCATCTTTGCCACTACAGTATTACAACTCCTCACTCCTTGCTGCACCTCAATCACACTGTCATAGTGGTCCTGCTCGACAGCTGCCCTTGCTTTGTCAAAGGCTTCAGTAAAGGTTCTTTGAAGCCCATTGCTGGTCAGGTTTATGTTGATGGTCAGCATATGCGCATTGATAAGAGAGAGTTGGTTGCAGCCCAGTCCCTTCTTTCTTTTATCATCTGCATTGCTTCCTGTGCCCAAAAATAACCCACAGAGTGCTCGATCATCTTGCAATCTCGGGTGGGATGCTGTAAAGTGTGCGTTCAGGCTGAGGCCACTGTCATTCAGTTCTTGACGACTAAAAGTGATCAGTGCATTGCTGGAGGACAGAATAAAACAGAACCACCATCTTTTGATTGTGTATGAGGTTCTGTTGGTAGGGAAGAGAAGAAGGAGAGGTGAAGGGGGTGTGGAGGTGTGGCGAGATAAATCCCCTATGTGACAAGAAGCTCTGATCAGAGAGCTGCAGGAGCTGCAGCTGTATGAGGATGGAGATGCAGAAAGAAGCCGAGCTTTGTTTTCCACAACTCCTCAACAGTTCCTGCAGGAAGCCGACATTTCACTGGTCCAAAGCTGTGCTCCTGAACATTGTGCTGTCCTGCATCTCTCTACTCACTGCTGCTCTAAACCTTCTCGTCATCATCTCAGTCTCTTACTTCAGGCAGAGATTAACTTCTCAGCTGAAATTGTAGTTTAAGTCTTAGaaacttttaaaataattatttagtgATGAATGACATGAATATGGCACATTCTTGGTGTATTTTAACCACACTGTAATGTTTCATTTGCTTGGCCTTACTAATGGAACATTTTTACTAATGGAATTAGTGAAgacatttttacattattaatgtgtaatatattcttttttctctctccttagGCAGCTTCACACACCCACTAACATCCTCCTCCTTTCTCTGGCTGTCTCAGACTTTCTCACTGGTCTCCTTATGCTGCCACTAGAAATAATTAGAAACACGGCCTGCTGGGTACTTGGTGATCTTATGTGTTCTGTTTATACTTATTTGATCACCAgtcttttctgtgcttcaaCTTGGAACATAGTTCTCATTTCAGTTGACCGCTATGTGGCTATTTGTCACCCTCTTCATTACCCCACCAGAATTACCGTGGCAAGAGTcaaactctgtgtttgtttgtgttggttTTATTCAACTTTCTACGGCAGTCTTTTGACAAAGGATGTTCTAATTAAGCCGGCCAGGTATAATTCCTGTTAtggagagtgtgtgtttgtcattAATGAAATTGCAGGGTTTATTGACCTTGTGTTATCTTTTATTGTTCCAGTATGTGTTATCATGGTTCTCTATATGAGAGTATTTGTGGTGGCTGTGTCTCAAGCTCGTGCCATGCGCTCTCATGTTACAGCTGTCACACTTCAGCATTCAAGCAATCAAGCAAATAAATCTGAACTGAAAGCAGCCAGGAACCTTGGAGTTCTTGTAGTTGTGTTTCTTGCATGTTACCTTCCGTTTTACTGTTACTCTCTTATTGAAGTAAATGTGATCAATGACTCATCTACATTTTTTCTGATCATTGTGTTTTACTTTAACTCGTGTCTAAACCCACTGATGTATGCACTTTTTTACTCTTGGTTTAGAAATGCTGTTAAACTTATCATCACTCTGCAGATTTTCAAGCATGACACTAGTGAagcaaacatgttttaaaaagataAGGAAACCCACCATACTAAGAATTTAAATCAATAAATCGATAAATTCAGaaatctgaaaatgaaaattttgacCTTGTCACACATGAGGAAATATAGAAAATGTCATTAAAGTATGATAGTTAGTGTTTCTgcaatttattgtattatttgttatttttatttgattatttatattatatgcCACTTCCGTTAATAATTTTATAGACCAAAATGCAGCTTTATCTTATTAATAGAATAAATATGTTAACTATGTATTCGAGAAGGAAATTGCCAGTAAAATTTCATGAAGTACTTTTTTAAAGGTCTGATTTCCTAATACTTTTTACATGGACTTTATCCAGCTTTTGGCTCAGtgtgattaaagaatgttaacTTCAGtattgtctctctgtctgttgttATTATCATTTACCACTGTTATACTGGTTTCATAAGTACCATATTaccatgtattttatttttaaaggggCCTACAGAAATAGGTCATACCACAAAAATAACTTTATATCCAATAATGTAAGAAATGTAACAATAGCtgtgttttaaaaatacatttttgccaTTGAAAAGACTGTTTAGGGCTTAGTGGTCATAGTTTTGTTAGGTGTTTGTTGTGCCGACACCAATATTTGTATAATTATACTCCTATAACAACAACTCCTTCACACAGTGTGTATGATGTCATCATAGACAGACTGGCTGCCTATTCCAGCAAAATAAgctataaataaatgcaaattaaacAAGATGTTTATAGCTAAAACTTAGAGAAGCGTTACACAACAATTTTATTACATTGTGTAATAATGTATTaatgcagtggttcccaaactttttttgctgggcccccctttgtttataggaaaaatgttcgcgccctgTTGGCGCGAACATTCAGAgagatttagtgctcagctctgataaaataattattgtgggtgattttaacatccatgtagatgctaaaaatgacagcctcaacattgcatttaatctgttattagactcaattggcttctctcaaaatgtaaaagaacccacccaccactttaatcacactctagatcttgttttaacatatggcatagaaactgaacatttaacagtgtttcctgaaaaccctctgctgtctgatcatttcctgataacatttacatttacaatgattgattacacagcaatggagagtagactttatcaaagtagatgtctttctgaaagtgctgtaactaagtttaagaatataatccacccactgttatcatcttcaatgccctgtaccaacatagagcagggcagctatctgaacgctactccaacagaggtcgattatcttgttaataattttacctcctcactacgtacgactctggatactgtagctccagtgaaaactaaggcctcaaatccgaagtccctgactccgtggtataattctcaaacacgtagcctaaagcagataactcgtaagctggagaggaaatggcgtgtcacaaatttagaggatcatcatttagcctggagaaatagtttgctgctttataagaaagccctccgcaaagccagaacatcttactattcgtcactgattgaagaaaataagaacaaccccaggtttctcttcagcactgtagccaggctgacaaaaagtcagagctctactgagccaaccatccctttaacgttaactagtaatgacttcatgaacttcttcagaaataaaatttttatcattagagaaaaaattaccaataatcatcccacagatgtaatattatctacagctacttttagtaccattgatgttaagttagactctttttctccaatcgatctttctgagttaacttcaataattaattcctccaaaccatcaacgtgtcttttagaccccattcctacaacactgcttaaagaagtcctgccattaattaattcttcaatcttaaatataatcaacctatctctaataattggctatgtaccacaggccttcaaggtggctgtagttaaacccttacttaaaaagcaatctctagacccagctgtcttagctaattataggccaatctccaaccttcctttcatatcaaaaatccttgaaagagtagttgtcaaacagctaacagatcatctgcagaggaatggcttatttgaagagtttcagtcaggtttcagagctcatcacagcacagaaacagctttagtgaaggttacaaatgatcttcttatggcctctgacagtggactcatctctgtgcttgtcctgctagacctcagtgcagcgttcgatactgttgatcataatatcgtATTAGAGcaattggaacatgctgtaggtattacaggtactgcgctgcagtggtttgtatcatatctatctaatagactccaatttgttcaagtaaatgaagagtcctcttcacacactaaggtctattatggtgttcctcagggttcagtgctaggaccaattctatttacattatacatgcttcccctaggcagcatcattagaagacatagcataaattttcactgctatgcagatgatacgcagctctatctatccatgaagcctggtaacacacaccaattagttaaactgcaggaatgtcttaaagacataaagacctggatggccgctaactttctgctttttaattcagataaaactgaggttattgtactcggccctgaaaatcttagaaatatggtatctaaccagattcttactctggatggcattaccttggcctccagtaatgctgtgaggaaccttggagtcatttttgaccaggacatgtccttc
This is a stretch of genomic DNA from Pelmatolapia mariae isolate MD_Pm_ZW linkage group LG16_19, Pm_UMD_F_2, whole genome shotgun sequence. It encodes these proteins:
- the LOC134645645 gene encoding trace amine-associated receptor 13c-like, whose translation is MRMEMQKEAELCFPQLLNSSCRKPTFHWSKAVLLNIVLSCISLLTAALNLLVIISVSYFRQLHTPTNILLLSLAVSDFLTGLLMLPLEIIRNTACWVLGDLMCSVYTYLITSLFCASTWNIVLISVDRYVAICHPLHYPTRITVARVKLCVCLCWFYSTFYGSLLTKDVLIKPARYNSCYGECVFVINEIAGFIDLVLSFIVPVCVIMVLYMRVFVVAVSQARAMRSHVTAVTLQHSSNQANKSELKAARNLGVLVVVFLACYLPFYCYSLIEVNVINDSSTFFLIIVFYFNSCLNPLMYALFYSWFRNAVKLIITLQIFKHDTSEANMF